The genomic segment GATATCGCTCAGTCTTTCGGAGCACATTGTTTACACTAGTAGTCGTTTCAGCTATAGCTGTACTGGTGGCGACATTGTGGATGCCAGTTCTGAGGATTTATGGACGATCGATGTCTCCAACCTTAGACAATGGTAATATTATGATTAGTTTTAAAGAAGGTCGATTTAAAACAGGTGATATTGTTGCTTTTTACTACAACAATAAAATTCTTGTAAAACGTGCCATTGCTCAATCAGGGGATTGGGTTGACATTGACAAAGATGGGAATGTCTCAGTCAATAACAAATCGTTAAATGAGCCTTACATTAAAACGAAGTCGTTAGGAAATTCAAACATCAAGTATCCTTATCAAGTACCAGATGGTAAAATATTCGTTTTAGGAGATAATCGTGATGCTTCAATTGATTCTAGAAATACAGCAGTTGGCTGTATTTCAGAAGAACAAATAGTTGGAAAACTTGTGTTTAGGATATGGCCACTGAAAGTTTCTGGCTTTATTAGGTAATAGATTGGAGAAAGATAGTGAAAAAAGAAAAGGGTTCAAACTCGATAGACAGATTAAAGTCGCTATTTCGCATGAAGAAATTCCATAAAAATTGGTTGAGAGTTTTAAGCATTTTAGGTGCGGTAGTTGTCTTCTGTACAGTTTATGCTTTGATCCTTCCAGCAGCTACAATGGAAAAAAATAAAGCGACCCAAGAAACAGGTGTCTATCTTGATAATAGCAAAGCATTAACAAAAGCTTCACAAGATAGTTCTGTTCCAAATTCTTCCACAGAGAGTTCTGTTCCAAATTCTTCCACAGAGAGTTCTAAAGCGAGTGGTACAGATTCGGAATATCTAAATGGGACTTTAACTCATGAAGTTGAAAACAGCGATGCTGTTGTTAAGCTCGAAGCTAAGAGCAGTGCTCGTATTCCTAAAACAGCCACCTTGAAAGTGGAAGAGTTGAACAAAGACTCAGAAGCGTACAAGGCAAATCTAAAACTGGCTAAAGAAAAGGCTGCTAAGAATGGGACATCCGTGTCTTTTGCTAATTTCTTTAACATTACACTTTTAGATGAAAACGGCAAGGAAATTCAACCACAGGATTATGTTTCTGTGAAAGTGGAGTTTAAAAAGGCTATTTCGACTCCTAAAGAAGCCAATGTTCAGGCTGTCCATATCAAAGGTTCTGATGTAGCAGAGGTTCTGAATGTTGAAGAGAGGGCAGAAAACAGAGGAAAGAAGAAAGAAATTACTGATGTTAAATTTAATGCTTCAGGATTTTCTGTTTACGGAATTGTAGGGACAAATAAACTTGAAACCAAGTACATTACTGCTGACGGGAAAACATGGTCTGTAAAAATAGCCTATGATTCATCTGCCAATATCCCTGAAGGCGCCACTCTAGATGTGAAAGAAATTGATAAAAACAGTAATACTTACGATGATCACCTGAAAGAAGCAATGGAAAAAGCTACACCTTCTAAAGATGAGTATGTGGTAGCAGCCAACTTTTTTAGTGTTAAAATCATGTCAGATGGCAAGGAAGTTCAACCTGCAACACCAGTCAAAATCAGCCTCAAATATGAAGACAAGAAAAACAGCAAGAAAGGCGACTACACTTATAAAGCAATCCATTTTGGGCATTCTGGAACAGAGGTAATCACGCCAGAGAAGAGCGAGAAGTCTGGCAGTAAAACAGAATTGGTTTATACACAGGAAGGTTTCTCTGATATCGGTGGCATAAGGGTTGAAAGGATTGGTTCAGGTCTTCCTAAAAATGCTCTTGAAGCTAATATTGGAGCGGAACCTGCGCATGAAAAAGTGTTGACCCCAAATGGAGATGGAACCTATAAGCTCTCCCTCAGTGTTACAGGGAAGTCTGCTTCTTCACATTTCCATACTGGTACCCGTGCCAATGTCCTATTCGTTATTGATACATCAAGCAGTATGTATGAACCAGCGAATGATGGCACAAATCGGACCAAAATGCAGGCTACCAAGCAATTAGCTCAAGATATGGCTACTCGACTGCTGAAGAACAACACTAGTACAAATCCAACTGCGATTGAATTGGGCTTAATATCGTTTGACAGAGAGGCTTATACGCAAAGCTCTTGGACAACAAATGAAAGAGAGTTCAACAAGAAAATTGCAAATCTGGAACAACATAAGGGAACCAATTGGCAAGATGCTCTGAACGCAGCTAGGAAAATGAGTTCTGATGGAGATCCAACCTATGTCATCTTCCTGACAGATGGGAAACCTACTCAGTATAGAGATGAGAATGGCGAGATTCAGTGGGGAACTCCCGGACCTCATGGCCAGCCATATCATGCTTTTACAAAGTCACTGGAACCTGCGAGAAAATTAGTGGAATCTGGTCGTACCCTTTATGGTATCTATGCTTTTGATGGTAGAGCGGAAAACCTTAAGGATCTGATTAATTATGCTTATAATTCTCAACAGGCTGCAAATAGATACCATTTTTATGCAGAAAACGTGAGTGCTTTAGAAAAGGCTCTAAAGCAAATTGAGACAGATATTATTACTAGTGTCGGTTTCAAGAATGTTTCTATTACTGACGGTTTGACGGACTGGACAGGTAGCACGCTCGTTGAAGGCAAGAGCGATGGCTTTACCTATTCTCGAAGCGGTGGTAGGTACGGTAAAGGTCAAAATTGGACAGATGGTCCCAAAGCAGTTTATTCCAATGGTAAAGTGACATGGGACTTGTCATCATTGGGAACGCTGGAAGATGGGGTGACCTACAAGGTTAGCTTTACCGTCTGGCCGAAGCAGGAAGCCTATGACTTGATGGCTGACTTGCACAATGGTAAGGTCTCTTATGATAACTTACCGCCTGAACAGAAGAGTATGATTGTCAATAAAAATGGCATCTATTCTCTGAAAACAAATACGGAAGCATTTGTTGATTATAAGAAAGTTAAGACAGAAAACGGAAAAGAAGTCGAGGGAGAAACAGGCTATTCAACATATGGTGATCCTGAGCCAATGCGTCTATCCTATACAATGATGAAGGTCACTAAAAAATGGGTTGATAACACATTGGACAATAAAAGTACTCGACCAAATCCAATTAAAGTTTGGATTCTTAAAGACGGTGCTAAGTACAAAGAGGTCACTCTCAGCCAAGCTAATAATTGGGAGCAGACGGTTTATATTGCACCAGGTCTTAAGGTCAAACCAGGAGATCATGGCACAGCCAAAACAGGTGCCAATGCTGGTATAATACAGTCTAGTTCTGGACATGTCTATACTGTGGCAGAAGAGAGGATTGATCGACGGTATGAGTTGGATGTCAGTCCAGTCAAGCCGTTGCTAGATGGTACAACTACTAACACTACTGATGACCTTATTGATGGCTTGTCTAATACCAAGTGGCAAGGCAACACTGCTACGATTACTGCTAAAAACATCTTAAAGAATAGTCTCAAGATTTCAAAGGTTGTAACGACTAAAGATGATGCTTCAGACAGCATCACAGTAGATAAGACTTTTAAGGTAAATCTTTCATTGACTAATCGCAATGGCCAACCATTGACAACAATGGATTACGATGCAGACGGGAAGATTAGTAAGGGTGGATTGCAGTATGCAATTTACGATCGATCTAATCCGCACAATCCAATTAAAACGGGTGCGATTGATTCACCGACTATGAGTTTTGATCTGAAGACAAGTCAGTATGTCAGAGTCTTTAACATCCCATCTGGTGCATCCTATATGGTAACAGAAGATGTATCAAGTATCCCAGCGGGTTATAAGCTCCTGAAGATTACTAATAAAACGGGTAAACTAGATGGAGATAAATCTGTAGATGTGACGGTCTATAACAAGCGCAATGCATTAAACGTTGCGATATTGAAAGTAGACACAGCGAATGTCAACAAAGTGCTTAAAGGTGCTGAGTTCGTTCTTTACAAAAAAGACGGCGTGACAGAAGCAACAAATGCAGATGGACAGAAGATTGGAAAACTGGTAACCAATTCAGAAGGTAAAGTTGTCATAGGCAATCTTCTTGAAGGTGAATATGTTTTGAAAGAAACAAAAGCTCCATCTGGCTACAAACTTGCAGCTCCAATTACTGTGAATGTATTAGGAAATAAAGTTGTATTTACCCAACAAGGTATACAAAAAGATGGAGTTCCGAGTGCGGATGGCTTTACCTATACAATGACAATTACCAATAGTTCTGGAACGGAACTTCCTGTGACAGGTGGTTCAGGAGTGAAACTGTTGATGATTATTGGTACAGTATTGGTAGTTATTTCCCTTTCTTATGGTTTTAGACTTTGGTATAGACGTGAAAGGGGGGAGGAATAAGAATCCCTCACTAAAAGGGTTATACCAAAGATAAAATAATATTTATTGGCATGGTAATTTGCTAAGACACATCTCATTAGATGGTTAAACTATTATACCGTCAAAGCAAATTATTCAACTTATTTCGTTATCAATTATATTTTTTAAGGAGTTTACTTATGAAGTTGATTAAGAAACTATTTGTTGCAGTGGCAGCGATTGCGATGGCACTGCTCACAACGACAGCAGTATCGGCTGCTGGAACTGGTTCGATTACAATCACACCTCCACCTGGACTAGATGCAAACGCTTCTAATACTTATACTATTTATAAGGTATTTGATGCGGATGGGAATGGTTCAGCTATCAGCTACAAACTGAAATCAAATCATTCCACTGCTCCTGCTGGTTTTTCAGTAGATGGTCAAGGAAATGTATCTTATACTGGTACTGGACAAAATGGTCAGTTAACACAGGCTGATATTGACGCCATCAAAGCTTATGTTACAGATGCAGATAAAGTTAAAGAAGTAACTGCAAAAGGTTCAGCTCCAGTAACTGTTGGTGGTCTTGAAAATGGGTACTACTATGTAACAACAACTACTGGTACTGCAGTCGTTATCAACTCTACGAATCCAAATGCTAGAGTTGAAGATAAGAATACTGTTCCAACAGTAGACAAGAAAATCACAGATGCCAACAGTTATGATGCCGATGGGAAAAAAGCATTGGCAGAAGTAGGCAAAACTGTTAAGTTCGAATCAACTATTACAATTGGTGCAGGTGCAAAAGGGTATGTTTACCACGATAAAATGACTGCAGGTTTGAAATACAACAGTGATGTGAAAGCATATGTTGATGGTACGGAAGTTCCTGCAGCAAACTATGAAGTTACAGCTGAAAACGGTGATACTTTCACAGTGAAATTCAAAGATACATATACTGCAACGCTTGAAAAAGGTAAGAAAATCGTCCTTAAATATTCTGCTGTAGTAACAAGTGATGCTTTATCTAAAAACCCTGCAAAAAATACAGCTTCTGTCAGCTACGGTTCAAACGGAAGTGTCAACACAACTCCAGAATCTAAAACAGAAGTATACAATGCTAAGTTCACTGTAACTAAACATGATGATAAGAGTAAGCCGCTTGCTGGTGCAGGCTTTGTTATCAAAAATGCGGCTGGTAAATACTACAAGTATGATGCTGCCACTAAAACTGTAACTTGGGTAGCTGATATTAATCAGGCAACAGAACATAAATCTAATGCAAAAGGTGAAGTTGAAGCATTCGCAGGTCTTGCTAACGGAACTTACACTCTTGTGGAAAAAACAGTTCCAGCTGGATACAACAAAGCAGCAGATGTAACCTTTACAGTTGCAGAACATAATTACACAGCTGCTAACCTTGAACAAAAAGCAACTGTTGTCAACAAACCAGGTACTGAACTTCCTAGAACAGGTGGATTAGGAACAATGTTGTTAACTCTTGTTGGCTCAATTCTTGTAATTGGTGTTGGTGTTCTTATCGTTACTAAGAAAAGAATGTCAGCAAAATAAACAATAAATCTATTATTAAATCTTTTAGGAACCTATCTGTTGGTACAGGTAGGTTTCTGAAGATTTTATAGTTAATCAACTTATTTTTTATACACAGTCATTTTGCAACCAATAAAAAAATAAGTTGATTAACTATAAAATCAAACTGAGTGGTATAATAAACAGTATAACGATGAAAATAAGGAGAAGTGTTGTGCGGAGGAGACCCGTCAGAATGTCAAAAAAGCAAAAGCAGAGTAAAGTTATGAAAAAAGGCAAGTTACAGATGTTCGGTCTGCTAGCTTTGTTTTTTATAGGAGTGGGTCTTCTCGTCTATCCTTCTTTTTCAGATTATTGGAATACATTTCATCAGTCTCGTGTCATTATGAAGTATGCAGATCGAGTATCTAATATGAATAAGGATGAATATGCACGACTGATTAAAGAAGCAAATCAATACAACCAGGAGCTTCAGAAAACAGGGATAAAATGGAATATGACAGATGCAGAAAAAGCGTCCTATAACCGGTATCTTGATTTTGAATCTTCTGGTGTTATGGGTTACATTACCATTCCTAAGATAAATGTTGAGTTACCTATTTATCATGGAACATCGGATAGCATCCTGCAGACATCTATTGGGCATATCGAGGGTTCTTCACTCCCGGTTGGTGGATTAGGGTCACATACAATCTTATCTGGACATAGAGGCTTACCTTCTGCACGTTTGTTTACAAATCTCGATCAGCTTGCAGCAGGTGATACCTTTACATTGACGGTTTTAAATGAAACTTATACCTATGAAGTAGATCAGATTCGAATTGTGGAGCCTACGGATTTGTCTTCATTACAATTGGAACCTGGTAAGGACTACTGTACGTTAGTGACCTGTACACCCTACGGGGTTAATACTCATCGCCTCTTGGTGCGAGGCCATCGTGTAGAAAATGTAAATGGGAACGCCGAGTTAGTTGCTGATGCCATTCAGATTCGACCAATCTATATCACTCCGTTTGTTATCATCCTACTTTTATTTGGACTGTTCTTGTGGTCTAAGCTTCGTAGAAATCGAAGGATATAGTTCTATCTTAGATATCACTGGAACAGGTATCATGGCTTATGTTGAGATTCCTAAGTTAAAGACTAAGCTTCCTATTTATCATGGAACAGATGAGGCTGTGTTGGAAATAGCAATCGGGCATATTCCAGGGACGACATTTCCCATTGGAGGGAAAGGGACTCATGCAGTTATTTCAGGTCATCGCGGTCTGCCTTCAGCAAAGTTATTTTCAAATTTAAATCAATTAAAAAACGGTGATACATTTATGATTCACGTTTTAGGAAGAACGCTGATTTATGAAGTAGATCAGAGTTTGACTGTGAAACCAGAAGATTTGTCTGCTTTAAAAATTGACCCTGTATAAGATTATTGTATGCTTGTGACATGTACACCTTATGGTGTGAATACACATCGTTTGTTAGTTAGGGGACATCGAATATTTAAAGAGAAAGAAAATTCAGAGGCAATCAATAAGTCGACTAGACAGCATCCTTTGTTACATCTTATTCTGATTACGGGAGGAACGATTCTTTTTATTATTTTTGCACTTGTCTATTTTCGACACAGAAGACGACAGCTCAAAATGAAAGTTTATTAAAATATTAAAGGCTGAGAAGAGTGTACTGACCTCCAAAAGTTAGACATAAAAAATCTAACTTTTGGGGATCAGTACAAAAGAGTTCAGTCTTTTTATTTGTGTGAGATAATCTTTGTTATGATAATTGTGTTAGCTTTGCAGCTTAGAAGTAAGAGATTGTAAGAGTCTATTTTGAATTTTTTTATTTACTAGAGAGGATTAAAAGTGATATTTCTTTAGATTTTGTTATAATAGTAAAGAGGTCTATGTTATGAAGAAAATTGTGTTTGTTTGCCTGGGAAATATCTGTCGCAGTCCAATGGCAGAATTTGTGATGAAAGATTTGACAGATGAAGTTTATGTTGAAAGTCGTGCGACTTCGGATTGGGAACATGGGAATCCAATTCACTCTGGAACGCAGGCAATTTTCAGGAAATATGCCATTCCTTATGATAAAGGTAAGACTTCGCAGCAAATATCAATACAGGACTTTGAACGTTTTGATTATATTATCGGAATGGACCAATCCAATCTTCAGGATTTAAAGAAAATGGCGCCAAAGCAATATGCTAGTAAAATTTTCCAATTTGAAGAGAAAAGTGTGCCAGATCCGTGGTACACAGGAGATTTTGATGAAACCTATCAGCTTGTATTGGAAGGTTGTCAAAAGTGGCTGGAGCAGATGAAGAACGAAGATTAAGTAAAAAATGGATACACTAAAAGCATTTTACGAAAAATATAAAATTTATCTTACAAGGCATAATTTAGAGTTGCTAACAGTAACAGTTATTGTCATATCAGCGATTGTTGCCTTTACATCAGGGATTCCAAGTCAAGGGGCTTTGACGTTGGATAAAGGAGCAATCAAGTACAATGGTAGCCTTGTTCGTGGGAAAATGAGTGGACAAGGAACCTTGACTTTTAAAAATGGCGATGTCTATAAAGGGCATTTTAAAAATGGAATGTTTAATGGGCAAGGAACTTTTACCGCTAAAGCTGGCTGGAAGTATGAAGGAAATTTTGTAAATGGTCAAGCAGATGGTCAAGGAAAATTGACGACAGAGGACAATGTTGTCTACAAGGGAAAGTTTAAACAGGGGATTTATCAAAATGCGCGTTAAATGGTTTTCATTAGTGAGGATTACAGGGTTACTTCTGGTCCTGCTCTACCATTTCTTCCAGAAAGCTTTTCCTGGCGGTTTTATTGGTGTGGATATTTTCTTCACTTTCTCAGGCTTTTTGATTACATCTCTCTTGATTGATGAATTTGCCAGAAACAAGGGAATTGACATCAAAGGATTTCTGAGACGGCGATTTTATCGGATTGTGCCGCCGCTTGTGCTAATGATTTTGGTTGTTATGCCTTTCACGCTTTTAATTCGGAGAGATTTTGTGGCGGGGATTGGAACGCAAATCGCTGCTGCATTCGGCTTTATGACCAATTTCTATGAAATCTTGTCCGGTGGAAATTACGAAAGCCAATTTATCCCGCACCTTTTTGTGCACACTTGGAGCTTGGCTTTGGAAATGCACTACTATATTTTATGGGGGTTGGCAACATGGTATTTAGCAAAGAAAAGTAAGAATGTTGGACAATTTCGTGGTGTCATCTTTCTTGTTTCGTCTGCTTTGTTCTTCATTAGTTTTCTTTCTATGTTTGTCAGAGGTTTTTTCTCTTCAAACTTTTCTGTGATTTACTTTTCGAGTTTTACTCATATCTTCCCATTTTTTGTAGGAAGTGTTCTAGCTACGGTTTCAGGTGTGAGCGACTTGGGAGCACCTTTCCGTAAAATAGAGCAAGCGCTTGATTTGAAAAAAACCTTTTATCTACTTGGTGGAAGTTTTGTAGCTTTGCTACTGTTGACTTTTCTTCTGAGGTTTGACAATTTATTGACTTATCTGTTTGGTTTTCTTCTTGCAACGGTATTTTCAGTAGTGATGATTTTAGCAACACGTGTGCTCCATGAGAAGACGCCACATGTTGATGAGCCACCGATTATCACTTTCATTGCAGATACGAGCTACGGTGTCTATTTGTTCCATTGGCCATTCTATATCATTTTCTCTCAATTGATGAGCAATGGTTTAGCTGTGCTCTTGACAACCATTCTCTCCTTTGCTTTCGCTGCCGGCTCTTTTTACCTTTTGGAGCCAACATTAGCAGGTAAAGAGCCCAAAGTATTTGGCTTGAAAATGAATATTAAGCAGATCACAACACCTGTATTTTATAGTTTGATTCCTTTTACTTTGATAACATTGATCATTATGATGATTGCTCCCAAAATCGGTGCCTTTGAAGAAAATTTATTGGTCAATGGACTCAATCAAGCTGATAATAAAATGCAAATCACTCGTACACAAGTTGATCATGCGACAGCCAGCCAATACAATGTTACGAAAGGAACAACTGTTATCGGAGATTCTGTTGCTTTACGGGCAAGCGAATGGCTCAAACAAGCTATGCCAGAGGCTCAAGTAGATGCAGCTGTTAGCCGTAATTTAGCATCAGGATTGGAGGTTTATCAAACAGATATTTCCAATAAAGTGCTTCTGGAAAATGTTGTGCTAGCGTTGGGCGCTAATACTGTTGATAACTATGAAAGTCTGCTCAATCAATTTATTTCAAAATTACCAAAAGGTCATCGCTTAATCTTGGTAACGCCTTATGACGGACGCACAGCGCATGATGGGACCAGTATCGCTGTAAAAACACGTCAGTATGAATTGGAATTGGCTAAAAAATACGATTATGTCTTTGTAGCAGATTGGTATCAGGTAGCTATCGAACATCCTGAAATTTGGTACGGTACAGACTACGTACACTTTGGTTCAGAGTCGACTACAATCACCAAGGGTGGAGAACTTTATGCTCAAACCGTCAAACAAACGATTGAGGAGGCAACGAAAAAAGGAACCGTTAAGAAATAATAGTAAATAAATTAGGAGTCATGGATTGCATTGCGATTCATGGCTTTTGTGTAGCGTAAGAAGTGAGTGTCATGTGAGCGGAGTAAATAAGGCAGCAAAAAAGGCTCTTTGATACAATCTTTTCGCCTATAAAACCTTGGCTCAAGTATGTGAAATATATTTTTTGTGTTTTGAAATTCACAAACAATGCTTTAAGACACAGCAGAAAACACATATTTTGAAACAGATTCACAATATAAAAGAAAAAGTTTGTGAAGTTTACTTGAAAGTGTTTACAAGAGAAAGAAAATAAGGTATAATAATCTTGTGAAAAAATTAACAAAGGATTTTTAAAAATCCTGAGAACCATTGGAGGAACACATGGCTGATAAAAAAACATTAACTCCCGAAGAAAAAAAGTTAGCTGCTGAAAAGCATGTCAACGAACTTGTTCAAAAAGGGCTAATTGCTCTAGAAGAAATGAGAAAATTAAATCAAGAACAAGTAGACTACATTGTTGCAAAAGCTTCAGTTGCTGCTCTTGATGCGCACGGTATCTTAGCTGAGCATGCTGTTAAAGAAACAGGTCGCGGTGTCTTTGAAGACAAAGCAACGAAGAACCTCTTTGCCTGTGAGCATGTTGTTAACAATATGCGTGGTGTTAAAACTGTTGGTGTTATTGAAGATGATCCAATTACAGGTTTGACTAAAATTGCTGAACCGGTTGGTGTTATCTGTGGTGTAACTCCTACAACCAACCCAACTTCAACTGCGATTTTTAAATCTTTGATTTCATTGAAAACACGCAATCCAATTGTGTTTGCTTTCCACCCATCTGCTCAAGAATCTTCTGCTCATGCAGCACAAATCGTTCGTGATGCAGCGATTGCAGCAGGAGCACCTGAAAACTGCGTGCAATGGATTACTCAACCATCTATGGAAGCTACAACAGCTTTGATGAATCATGAAGGTATTGCAACCATTCTTGCGACTGGTGGGAATGCTATGGTAAAAGCTGCTTATTCATGTGGAAAACCAGCCCTTGGAGTTGGTGCTGGAAATGTGCCAGCTTATGTTGAAAAATCAGCTAATATCCGCCAAGCAGCACATGACATCGTT from the Streptococcus constellatus subsp. constellatus genome contains:
- the lepB gene encoding signal peptidase I — translated: MALSIVKKKKRTDIPEIKEIEKEIERVRYKGRYRSVFRSTLFTLVVVSAIAVLVATLWMPVLRIYGRSMSPTLDNGNIMISFKEGRFKTGDIVAFYYNNKILVKRAIAQSGDWVDIDKDGNVSVNNKSLNEPYIKTKSLGNSNIKYPYQVPDGKIFVLGDNRDASIDSRNTAVGCISEEQIVGKLVFRIWPLKVSGFIR
- a CDS encoding MORN repeat-containing protein, which codes for MDTLKAFYEKYKIYLTRHNLELLTVTVIVISAIVAFTSGIPSQGALTLDKGAIKYNGSLVRGKMSGQGTLTFKNGDVYKGHFKNGMFNGQGTFTAKAGWKYEGNFVNGQADGQGKLTTEDNVVYKGKFKQGIYQNAR
- a CDS encoding acyltransferase family protein, which encodes MRVKWFSLVRITGLLLVLLYHFFQKAFPGGFIGVDIFFTFSGFLITSLLIDEFARNKGIDIKGFLRRRFYRIVPPLVLMILVVMPFTLLIRRDFVAGIGTQIAAAFGFMTNFYEILSGGNYESQFIPHLFVHTWSLALEMHYYILWGLATWYLAKKSKNVGQFRGVIFLVSSALFFISFLSMFVRGFFSSNFSVIYFSSFTHIFPFFVGSVLATVSGVSDLGAPFRKIEQALDLKKTFYLLGGSFVALLLLTFLLRFDNLLTYLFGFLLATVFSVVMILATRVLHEKTPHVDEPPIITFIADTSYGVYLFHWPFYIIFSQLMSNGLAVLLTTILSFAFAAGSFYLLEPTLAGKEPKVFGLKMNIKQITTPVFYSLIPFTLITLIIMMIAPKIGAFEENLLVNGLNQADNKMQITRTQVDHATASQYNVTKGTTVIGDSVALRASEWLKQAMPEAQVDAAVSRNLASGLEVYQTDISNKVLLENVVLALGANTVDNYESLLNQFISKLPKGHRLILVTPYDGRTAHDGTSIAVKTRQYELELAKKYDYVFVADWYQVAIEHPEIWYGTDYVHFGSESTTITKGGELYAQTVKQTIEEATKKGTVKK
- a CDS encoding low molecular weight protein-tyrosine-phosphatase, producing MKKIVFVCLGNICRSPMAEFVMKDLTDEVYVESRATSDWEHGNPIHSGTQAIFRKYAIPYDKGKTSQQISIQDFERFDYIIGMDQSNLQDLKKMAPKQYASKIFQFEEKSVPDPWYTGDFDETYQLVLEGCQKWLEQMKNED
- a CDS encoding class C sortase, with protein sequence MSKKQKQSKVMKKGKLQMFGLLALFFIGVGLLVYPSFSDYWNTFHQSRVIMKYADRVSNMNKDEYARLIKEANQYNQELQKTGIKWNMTDAEKASYNRYLDFESSGVMGYITIPKINVELPIYHGTSDSILQTSIGHIEGSSLPVGGLGSHTILSGHRGLPSARLFTNLDQLAAGDTFTLTVLNETYTYEVDQIRIVEPTDLSSLQLEPGKDYCTLVTCTPYGVNTHRLLVRGHRVENVNGNAELVADAIQIRPIYITPFVIILLLFGLFLWSKLRRNRRI
- a CDS encoding SpaH/EbpB family LPXTG-anchored major pilin, which translates into the protein MKLIKKLFVAVAAIAMALLTTTAVSAAGTGSITITPPPGLDANASNTYTIYKVFDADGNGSAISYKLKSNHSTAPAGFSVDGQGNVSYTGTGQNGQLTQADIDAIKAYVTDADKVKEVTAKGSAPVTVGGLENGYYYVTTTTGTAVVINSTNPNARVEDKNTVPTVDKKITDANSYDADGKKALAEVGKTVKFESTITIGAGAKGYVYHDKMTAGLKYNSDVKAYVDGTEVPAANYEVTAENGDTFTVKFKDTYTATLEKGKKIVLKYSAVVTSDALSKNPAKNTASVSYGSNGSVNTTPESKTEVYNAKFTVTKHDDKSKPLAGAGFVIKNAAGKYYKYDAATKTVTWVADINQATEHKSNAKGEVEAFAGLANGTYTLVEKTVPAGYNKAADVTFTVAEHNYTAANLEQKATVVNKPGTELPRTGGLGTMLLTLVGSILVIGVGVLIVTKKRMSAK
- a CDS encoding SpaA isopeptide-forming pilin-related protein, which encodes MKKEKGSNSIDRLKSLFRMKKFHKNWLRVLSILGAVVVFCTVYALILPAATMEKNKATQETGVYLDNSKALTKASQDSSVPNSSTESSVPNSSTESSKASGTDSEYLNGTLTHEVENSDAVVKLEAKSSARIPKTATLKVEELNKDSEAYKANLKLAKEKAAKNGTSVSFANFFNITLLDENGKEIQPQDYVSVKVEFKKAISTPKEANVQAVHIKGSDVAEVLNVEERAENRGKKKEITDVKFNASGFSVYGIVGTNKLETKYITADGKTWSVKIAYDSSANIPEGATLDVKEIDKNSNTYDDHLKEAMEKATPSKDEYVVAANFFSVKIMSDGKEVQPATPVKISLKYEDKKNSKKGDYTYKAIHFGHSGTEVITPEKSEKSGSKTELVYTQEGFSDIGGIRVERIGSGLPKNALEANIGAEPAHEKVLTPNGDGTYKLSLSVTGKSASSHFHTGTRANVLFVIDTSSSMYEPANDGTNRTKMQATKQLAQDMATRLLKNNTSTNPTAIELGLISFDREAYTQSSWTTNEREFNKKIANLEQHKGTNWQDALNAARKMSSDGDPTYVIFLTDGKPTQYRDENGEIQWGTPGPHGQPYHAFTKSLEPARKLVESGRTLYGIYAFDGRAENLKDLINYAYNSQQAANRYHFYAENVSALEKALKQIETDIITSVGFKNVSITDGLTDWTGSTLVEGKSDGFTYSRSGGRYGKGQNWTDGPKAVYSNGKVTWDLSSLGTLEDGVTYKVSFTVWPKQEAYDLMADLHNGKVSYDNLPPEQKSMIVNKNGIYSLKTNTEAFVDYKKVKTENGKEVEGETGYSTYGDPEPMRLSYTMMKVTKKWVDNTLDNKSTRPNPIKVWILKDGAKYKEVTLSQANNWEQTVYIAPGLKVKPGDHGTAKTGANAGIIQSSSGHVYTVAEERIDRRYELDVSPVKPLLDGTTTNTTDDLIDGLSNTKWQGNTATITAKNILKNSLKISKVVTTKDDASDSITVDKTFKVNLSLTNRNGQPLTTMDYDADGKISKGGLQYAIYDRSNPHNPIKTGAIDSPTMSFDLKTSQYVRVFNIPSGASYMVTEDVSSIPAGYKLLKITNKTGKLDGDKSVDVTVYNKRNALNVAILKVDTANVNKVLKGAEFVLYKKDGVTEATNADGQKIGKLVTNSEGKVVIGNLLEGEYVLKETKAPSGYKLAAPITVNVLGNKVVFTQQGIQKDGVPSADGFTYTMTITNSSGTELPVTGGSGVKLLMIIGTVLVVISLSYGFRLWYRRERGEE